The segment AAAATCCTGAATAATCTCACAGTTGATGAACTGACAGATCAGGTCTCTAAAATTCCGTCAACAGATGCTATTCTCCTGGTAAACTTTGCCAAAGATAAGAATGGTAAAGTTTTAACATATGAAGAAGATGCTGACCTGGTCCGCAGATATCGTAGTGCCCCGGTATATGGTGTTCTGGATTCCACTCTTGGGAATGGTGTTATTGGCGGAAAGATGAACAGTGGGACTCAACATGGTAACACAGCAACCGATATGGCAATCAGGATTCTGAAAGGAGAAAAACCAGAAAATATCCCGGTGATGAAAGAAAGCCCTAATGTTTATATGTTTGACAATGTTGAGATGCGTCGCTTTAATATTGAACCTGGTATGCTTCCGGCAGGAAGTACCATTGAAAACAGACCTTTCAACTTCTTAGAAGCATACTGGCTGTATATTGTCGTTACAATCGTAATCTTCGTTATTTTTATTATTTTTATCCTCTATCTCATGCGAAATATCAAGAAGATCAAGAAATCTGAAATGGAAGTAAAAGAATCATCAGAGAAGATATCTGGTCTGATAAACAAAACCGAGACACTTATTCAAAAAAGCCCTATAGCAATTGTTACCTACAACCCTGAATTGAAAACAGTAGCGGTTAATGATGTCTGGATACAGATATCGGGATATAAACGAGAAGAACTCCTTACGATGAGTTTAAAAGACTACATGATTGAAACACGTGATGGAGGGAGTGCCGAAGATGCCATACAAACCTCAACAATTCAAAGAGGAAAGGTCAGTATTAAAACTCCTCTAGGTGTCCGGCATCTTGATTTTTATTATATTCCGATAACAGATGGAAATAATATTGTTATCGAACTGGTTGGGATGTATGATGACTTTACAGATCAGAAAAACCTGGCACTTAGTTTAGAAAAGAGTATTGCTGAACTATCCACGAATCTGTCTGCTGTTGCACATAGTGATCTGACTTCTTCTGCACCCATTTTTGAAGGAGATCCTCTTGTCTCAATTAAGCGTGATCTGAATACATCTCTTGAGTCACTTCGAAATGCACTGACCAGTATCAATGCAAAGATGGAACTGCTTGATGCATCCTCCGGTCATGTGGCCGAAGGGGCATTGAATCTCACCGGGCTTGCTGCCCATGTTGCGAATATTAGTGATGAGACCTCAAAAACCGTATACCGTCAGGTCGATCAGCTCGGTAAAGTAACTGAGGATATCACTCATTTATCAGCATCTATTGAAGAAATTGCCGGGAGCTCAAGAGAGATTTGTGATGTTTCTGCAGGAGTTGCAAAAGCCGGGGAAGAAGCTGTCTCGCTTGGTCAGGATGCCAGTTCGAAAATGAAATCTGTAGAAGTGATATCCCGGCAGGCTGTCGAGGAGATGAAGGCATTTAATCAGGATATCCTTGAGATTTCCAGTATTTTAAAAATCATCACTGATATTTCAGAACAGACAAATCTGCTGGCATTAAATGCAGCAATTGAGGCAGCGAGAGCAGGTGAATCTGGTAGAGGTTTTGCTGTCGTTGCAGATGAAGTTAAAACACTTGCCGGAAGATCGCAGGAAGCAGCAGGAAATATTGATCAGTTGATCACAAAAATTACCCGTAACAGTGTTACCACAAGCACTGCAATGCAAAACGCATATAATGAAATTCTTATCGGTATTGAAAGCGTAAATCAGACATTAGCCTCATTAAATGTCATTGTATCAGATGTCAATGGAGTAATCAGTAGTATTTCAGATATCACGAGAACTACAGAAAACCAGGCTGATGTTACTAACCAGATCAATACTGAAATTCAACTCATCGACGATGCTATGAATCCAATTAAAAAGGCCATTGCAGATCTTTCTGATCTTGCGAAAGAGACAGATCAGGCAACAGGAAAGGTTGCTGATGAGGCTTCACTTATGAAGACAATGGTTGAGGAGACCCAGAAATTAATCCATGTGTTTAAAACCGGATAACATTCTCCTATTTTTGAAATGAC is part of the Methanospirillum lacunae genome and harbors:
- a CDS encoding ABC transporter substrate binding protein; translated protein: MKSKVALFFVFLLFVCVLIIPVNVSAEDKAYNILNINSYHLGWGWSDRITNAIRSEVATRLPGSEVYVEYLNTRTIPLNETRIADLQSYMKQKYASKHFDAIIVSDDDAYQYILKSRDLLFPGTPVVFCGVNNFDDSQLKGISGFTGIVEKASFKDNIDLILKNHPQAKTIYIINEEWTSTGKAFRSQLDAILPEYKNKAEFKILNNLTVDELTDQVSKIPSTDAILLVNFAKDKNGKVLTYEEDADLVRRYRSAPVYGVLDSTLGNGVIGGKMNSGTQHGNTATDMAIRILKGEKPENIPVMKESPNVYMFDNVEMRRFNIEPGMLPAGSTIENRPFNFLEAYWLYIVVTIVIFVIFIIFILYLMRNIKKIKKSEMEVKESSEKISGLINKTETLIQKSPIAIVTYNPELKTVAVNDVWIQISGYKREELLTMSLKDYMIETRDGGSAEDAIQTSTIQRGKVSIKTPLGVRHLDFYYIPITDGNNIVIELVGMYDDFTDQKNLALSLEKSIAELSTNLSAVAHSDLTSSAPIFEGDPLVSIKRDLNTSLESLRNALTSINAKMELLDASSGHVAEGALNLTGLAAHVANISDETSKTVYRQVDQLGKVTEDITHLSASIEEIAGSSREICDVSAGVAKAGEEAVSLGQDASSKMKSVEVISRQAVEEMKAFNQDILEISSILKIITDISEQTNLLALNAAIEAARAGESGRGFAVVADEVKTLAGRSQEAAGNIDQLITKITRNSVTTSTAMQNAYNEILIGIESVNQTLASLNVIVSDVNGVISSISDITRTTENQADVTNQINTEIQLIDDAMNPIKKAIADLSDLAKETDQATGKVADEASLMKTMVEETQKLIHVFKTG